A portion of the Lysinibacillus timonensis genome contains these proteins:
- a CDS encoding acyl-CoA thioesterase → MENAVPMSQSRTIQSRLVLPPDTNHHLSIFGGKVLAFIDEVAAIASMKHAKSEIVTAAFDSVDFVSPANVGDILELEGIVTSTGRTSMEVYVRVKAINFRTGEEKLTTESFVTTVAVDKGKPVPVPPIYPETEEEKVLFEKGLQRKQKRKGK, encoded by the coding sequence ATGGAAAATGCAGTACCTATGAGTCAATCTAGAACAATTCAATCACGTCTCGTATTACCGCCGGATACAAATCATCACTTGTCGATTTTTGGTGGAAAAGTTCTGGCATTTATTGATGAAGTAGCGGCAATAGCAAGTATGAAACATGCGAAAAGTGAAATAGTAACGGCAGCTTTTGATTCGGTTGATTTTGTATCTCCAGCAAATGTGGGTGATATCTTAGAGTTAGAAGGAATTGTTACGTCCACTGGAAGAACGTCAATGGAAGTATATGTTCGAGTAAAGGCCATTAACTTTCGGACAGGTGAAGAGAAGTTAACGACTGAATCATTTGTGACAACAGTTGCAGTTGATAAAGGGAAACCCGTTCCAGTGCCACCAATTTATCCTGAAACTGAGGAAGAGAAAGTATTATTTGAAAAAGGATTACAAAGAAAACAAAAAAGAAAAGGTAAATAG
- a CDS encoding DUF779 domain-containing protein codes for MVERVLATDEAIALIEKLKVKHGPVMFHQSGGCCDGSSPMCYPVGDLIIGDQDVLLGEISGAQFYMHKSQFDYWKHTQLIIDVVDGRGGMFSLEGVCGKRFLTRSRAFTKEELEELQLI; via the coding sequence GTGGTAGAACGAGTACTTGCAACTGATGAAGCCATCGCCCTAATTGAAAAGTTAAAAGTGAAACACGGCCCTGTCATGTTTCATCAATCTGGAGGCTGTTGCGATGGTTCTAGTCCAATGTGTTATCCGGTTGGAGATTTAATCATTGGAGACCAAGATGTGTTGCTTGGTGAAATTAGCGGTGCACAATTTTATATGCACAAAAGCCAATTTGATTACTGGAAGCATACACAGCTTATAATTGATGTCGTTGACGGACGTGGCGGGATGTTTTCTTTAGAAGGGGTTTGTGGCAAACGGTTTTTAACAAGATCCCGTGCATTTACAAAAGAAGAATTAGAGGAATTACAACTAATATGA
- a CDS encoding UvrB/UvrC motif-containing protein, protein MICEHCKDRQATVTVTQFINGQKSERHYCEVCAEQFHPFNVDFHKDEQFPLAQLVSNWFGLNVWKNDNQEKQQQTTQQTTSCPSCGFTFRQFLNQGKLGCPQCYETFSNKLPQVLTKIQAGTKHSGKTPGSSKNRQLQLKKQIETTREQLQLAIVEERFEDAAKLRDEIKDMERKLEVGGVDTP, encoded by the coding sequence GTGATTTGTGAACATTGTAAAGATAGACAGGCGACCGTAACAGTAACACAATTTATTAATGGTCAAAAAAGTGAAAGGCATTATTGTGAAGTGTGCGCTGAGCAGTTTCACCCGTTTAACGTAGATTTTCATAAAGATGAGCAGTTTCCATTAGCTCAGTTAGTTTCTAATTGGTTTGGGTTAAATGTTTGGAAGAATGACAATCAGGAAAAACAACAGCAAACTACGCAGCAAACAACATCTTGTCCGAGTTGTGGATTTACATTTCGTCAGTTTTTGAACCAAGGAAAGTTAGGGTGCCCACAATGTTATGAAACATTTAGTAACAAGTTGCCACAAGTATTAACAAAAATACAAGCTGGTACAAAACATAGTGGGAAAACTCCTGGGTCCTCAAAAAACCGACAATTACAATTAAAAAAGCAAATCGAAACAACAAGAGAACAATTGCAATTAGCGATTGTAGAAGAACGTTTTGAAGATGCCGCAAAATTAAGAGATGAAATTAAAGATATGGAACGTAAGCTTGAAGTTGGGGGTGTTGATACACCATGA
- the radA gene encoding DNA repair protein RadA: MAKKKVKFCCNSCGYESPKWMGRCPGCGEWNSMVEEVEIVSKGPRGAFQHSDTVIQKAMPIVNVETVEEPRVHTDMEELNRVLGGGIVPGSLILIGGDPGIGKSTLLMQVSALLSNKGHRVLYISGEESMRQTKLRASRLGVASEQLYIYSETNLELIHKTIEEVGPKFVIVDSIQTIHHPEVTSAPGSVSQVRECTAELMRIAKTKGIAIFLVGHVTKEGQIAGPRLLEHMVDTVLYFEGERHHTYRILRSQKNRFGSTNEIAIFEMVHHGLKEVHNPSELFLQERSHGAPGSTIVASMEGTRPILVEIQSLVTQTSFNYPKRMATGVDQNRVQLLMAVLEKRMGMLLQAQDAYIKVAGGVKLDEPAIDLAVLTSIVSSYKEQSVKATDCFIGEVGLTGEVRRVSRIEQRVQEAARLGFERAFIPSSNLGGWDYPEGIQIIGVETINESLRGCFNDL; encoded by the coding sequence ATGGCTAAGAAAAAAGTAAAGTTTTGTTGTAATTCATGTGGATACGAATCACCAAAATGGATGGGGAGATGTCCAGGCTGTGGTGAATGGAATTCGATGGTGGAAGAAGTTGAGATCGTTTCAAAAGGTCCACGTGGGGCATTTCAACATTCAGATACAGTAATTCAGAAGGCAATGCCAATCGTTAATGTGGAGACGGTTGAAGAGCCTCGGGTGCATACTGATATGGAAGAACTTAATCGGGTACTTGGTGGAGGTATCGTTCCCGGTTCGCTAATATTAATAGGAGGTGATCCAGGAATAGGGAAATCTACACTACTGATGCAAGTTTCTGCTTTATTATCGAATAAAGGTCACCGAGTATTATACATATCTGGTGAAGAATCGATGCGCCAAACAAAACTACGTGCGTCTCGTCTTGGTGTAGCATCAGAACAATTATATATTTATTCAGAAACGAATTTGGAGTTAATTCACAAAACGATTGAAGAAGTTGGACCAAAGTTTGTAATTGTTGATTCCATTCAAACAATTCATCACCCTGAGGTTACAAGTGCACCGGGAAGTGTATCGCAAGTAAGAGAATGTACGGCAGAGCTTATGCGTATTGCTAAGACAAAAGGAATAGCCATTTTCCTAGTAGGTCATGTAACTAAGGAAGGGCAAATTGCGGGTCCAAGATTGCTAGAACATATGGTAGATACAGTTCTCTATTTTGAAGGGGAGCGCCACCACACATACCGTATTTTAAGAAGTCAAAAAAACCGATTTGGTTCAACGAATGAAATCGCCATTTTTGAAATGGTCCACCATGGGTTAAAAGAGGTTCACAACCCTTCAGAACTATTTTTACAAGAACGTTCACATGGGGCACCTGGGTCAACGATTGTTGCATCAATGGAAGGGACAAGACCGATATTAGTTGAAATTCAGTCCCTTGTTACGCAAACTAGTTTTAATTATCCGAAGCGAATGGCAACCGGAGTAGATCAGAACCGTGTTCAATTATTAATGGCTGTATTAGAAAAACGAATGGGAATGCTTTTACAGGCACAAGATGCATATATTAAAGTAGCGGGTGGAGTCAAATTAGATGAACCGGCCATCGATCTAGCCGTTCTTACTTCGATTGTTTCAAGCTATAAAGAACAATCAGTAAAAGCAACCGATTGTTTTATAGGTGAGGTAGGCTTAACAGGCGAAGTGCGTCGAGTTTCGAGAATAGAACAAAGAGTCCAAGAAGCTGCTCGATTAGGCTTCGAACGAGCTTTTATACCATCATCAAATTTAGGCGGTTGGGATTACCCAGAAGGAATTCAAATAATAGGAGTGGAAACCATTAATGAATCGTTAAGAGGTTGTTTTAACGATTTATAA
- a CDS encoding ATP-dependent Clp protease ATP-binding subunit: MMFNRFTQRAQKVLQLAQEEAIRWKHESIGTEHILLGLIREGGGIAAKALEAIDVSPQMIESGIEELVGKGTKDVGPIVHYTPRAKKVIELSVDESRKLGHAYIGTEHILLALIREGEGVAARVLSNAGVSLNKARQQVLLLLGNNDTNQSGSNPTQSVNTPTLDSLARDLTAIAREGSLDPVIGRSKEITRVIEVLSRRTKNNPVLIGEPGVGKTAIAEGLAQQIVNNEVPEILRDKRVMTLDMGTVVAGTKYRGEFEDRLKKVMDEIRQAGNVILFIDELHTLIGAGGAEGAIDASNILKPSLARGELQCIGATTLDEYRKYIEKDAALERRFQPIQVDEPSVEETIQIINGLRDRYEAHHRVKITDEAVEAAAKLSDRYISDRFLPDKAIDLIDEAGSKVRLRSFNVPPNLKALEDKLENVRSEKNAAVSSQEFEKAAALRDTEQKIKDELEQTKKTWKEKQGKEESKVTVDDIATVVAMWTGIPVAKIAEEESAKLLNLEEELHKRVVGQKEAVDAISRAIRRARAGLKDPKRPIGSFIFLGPTGVGKTELARALAEVMFGDDDAMIRIDMSEFMEKHSTSRLVGSPPGYVGFDEGGQLTEKVRRKPYSVVLFDEIEKAHPDVFNILLQVLDDGHLTDSKGRKVDFRNTVVIMTSNVGAENLKYRKHLGFGVGDASDKYKDMKGTMLEELKKAFRPEFLNRIDEMIVFHSLEKDELKEIISLMASSLTKRLREQDIELELTDAALEKIADEGYDPQYGARPLRRSLQKHVEDRLSEELLKGNVVKGQQVVFDYVDGEFIVKQKDTAII; encoded by the coding sequence ATGATGTTTAATCGTTTTACGCAGCGTGCACAAAAGGTGTTACAACTTGCACAAGAAGAAGCAATCCGTTGGAAGCATGAATCGATTGGTACAGAACATATTCTGCTTGGCCTTATTCGTGAAGGTGGAGGGATTGCAGCAAAAGCATTGGAAGCAATTGATGTAAGCCCTCAAATGATAGAATCTGGTATTGAGGAACTAGTTGGAAAAGGTACAAAAGATGTTGGACCAATCGTACACTATACGCCAAGAGCGAAGAAAGTCATTGAATTATCTGTCGATGAATCTCGTAAACTTGGTCATGCTTACATTGGAACCGAACACATTTTGCTTGCTTTAATTCGTGAGGGTGAAGGCGTAGCAGCGCGAGTTCTTTCTAACGCGGGTGTAAGTTTAAATAAAGCACGTCAACAAGTGTTGTTACTGTTAGGTAATAATGACACAAATCAAAGCGGCTCAAATCCAACTCAATCTGTTAATACACCAACTTTAGACAGCTTAGCGCGTGATTTAACTGCAATTGCAAGAGAGGGTTCTTTAGATCCTGTAATTGGACGTAGTAAAGAAATTACACGAGTGATTGAAGTGTTATCGCGTCGTACAAAAAATAACCCAGTGCTTATTGGGGAACCGGGTGTAGGAAAAACTGCAATTGCAGAAGGACTTGCACAACAAATTGTGAACAATGAGGTTCCTGAAATTTTACGAGATAAACGTGTTATGACATTAGATATGGGTACTGTAGTAGCGGGTACGAAATATCGAGGCGAATTTGAAGATCGTCTGAAAAAAGTAATGGATGAAATTCGCCAAGCAGGTAATGTTATTCTATTTATCGATGAGTTGCATACGTTAATTGGTGCTGGTGGTGCTGAAGGTGCGATTGACGCATCAAATATTCTTAAACCATCCTTAGCGCGTGGAGAATTACAATGTATCGGTGCTACAACACTTGATGAGTACCGTAAATATATAGAAAAAGATGCTGCATTGGAGCGTCGTTTCCAACCAATTCAAGTAGATGAACCATCAGTAGAAGAAACAATTCAAATTATTAATGGTTTACGCGATCGTTATGAAGCGCATCATCGCGTGAAAATTACCGATGAAGCAGTTGAAGCAGCTGCTAAACTTTCAGACCGTTATATTTCAGATCGTTTCTTACCAGATAAGGCAATCGATTTAATTGATGAAGCGGGATCTAAAGTAAGATTACGTTCATTTAATGTTCCGCCAAACTTAAAAGCGTTGGAAGATAAGTTAGAAAATGTTCGTTCTGAAAAGAATGCAGCCGTTTCTTCTCAAGAATTTGAAAAAGCTGCTGCACTTCGTGATACTGAACAAAAAATTAAAGATGAATTAGAACAAACGAAGAAAACTTGGAAAGAAAAACAAGGGAAAGAAGAATCTAAGGTTACTGTTGATGATATCGCAACAGTTGTTGCGATGTGGACTGGAATTCCAGTTGCAAAAATTGCAGAAGAAGAAAGTGCAAAACTTCTGAACCTTGAAGAAGAGCTACACAAACGCGTTGTAGGTCAAAAAGAAGCAGTTGATGCGATTTCTCGTGCGATTCGCCGTGCACGTGCTGGCCTGAAAGATCCAAAACGACCAATCGGGTCATTTATTTTCTTAGGTCCTACTGGTGTGGGTAAAACGGAGTTAGCCCGCGCACTCGCGGAAGTTATGTTCGGTGACGATGACGCAATGATTCGAATCGACATGTCAGAGTTTATGGAAAAACATTCAACTTCTCGTCTAGTAGGTTCACCACCGGGATATGTTGGATTTGATGAAGGTGGTCAATTAACTGAAAAAGTACGTCGTAAACCTTATTCAGTAGTATTGTTCGATGAAATTGAAAAAGCACATCCGGATGTATTCAATATATTATTACAAGTGTTAGATGACGGACATTTAACAGATTCAAAAGGTCGTAAAGTAGACTTCCGTAACACAGTAGTCATTATGACGTCAAACGTAGGTGCTGAAAACTTAAAATACCGTAAACATCTTGGTTTTGGTGTTGGAGACGCTTCAGATAAATATAAAGATATGAAGGGTACAATGCTTGAAGAATTGAAAAAAGCGTTCCGCCCAGAGTTCTTAAACCGTATTGATGAAATGATAGTATTCCATTCATTAGAAAAAGACGAGTTAAAAGAAATCATTTCATTAATGGCATCGTCTTTAACAAAACGATTAAGAGAACAAGATATTGAACTAGAGCTAACAGATGCTGCTCTTGAAAAGATTGCAGATGAAGGGTACGATCCACAATATGGTGCTCGACCATTACGCCGTTCACTACAAAAACATGTTGAAGATCGACTTTCTGAAGAATTATTAAAAGGAAATGTAGTAAAAGGTCAACAAGTTGTATTCGATTACGTCGATGGTGAGTTTATCGTAAAACAAAAGGATACAGCAATCATTTAG
- a CDS encoding aldehyde dehydrogenase family protein codes for MEHTKLWINGEWVDTIQSYSLNSPYNGEKLANVAKASISDVERAIKGAHQAFLTFSKTTAYERAEILYRVVDIMRGRRQELAEILAKEAGKPISAGLIEIDRTIATYQFSAEAAKQSMGETVPMDAAPGTKDRIGFTKRVPLGVISAITPFNFPFNLVAHKLGPAFAVGNTVVLKPANQTPLSALVMAEIFKEAGLPDGALQIVTGSGSELSDTLVTHPLVKKVTFTGSGAVGLKIKEKVGLRKVTLELGSNAAVIVEPSTPIEKVIARCVAGAFGFAGQVCISLQRVYVHESIYDQFAKLFVEETKKLNVGDPMDPKVDVSAMIHPKEVERMKLWIEEAKEQGAKVAIGAEFTERWMTPTVMTNVKSNMKIVCLETFAPIVSLVPYKTLDEAIELVNASDLGLNAGIYTNVLTDALKAADEIEAGAVVINDIPTFRVDNMPYGGVKNSGYGREGIKYAVQEMTDLKLITIKTTL; via the coding sequence ATGGAACATACAAAATTATGGATCAATGGTGAGTGGGTTGATACGATACAGTCTTATTCGTTAAATTCACCCTATAATGGCGAGAAACTTGCAAATGTCGCAAAAGCTTCTATATCAGATGTTGAACGTGCCATTAAGGGGGCACACCAAGCTTTTCTAACATTTAGTAAGACGACAGCATATGAGAGGGCTGAGATATTATATAGAGTCGTGGACATCATGCGCGGAAGAAGACAAGAACTTGCAGAAATATTAGCAAAAGAAGCGGGCAAACCAATTTCTGCTGGATTAATAGAAATAGATCGAACGATTGCGACCTATCAGTTTTCAGCTGAGGCTGCAAAACAATCAATGGGCGAAACAGTTCCGATGGATGCAGCACCGGGAACAAAAGATCGGATAGGCTTTACAAAACGAGTTCCATTAGGGGTAATTTCGGCTATTACACCTTTTAACTTCCCGTTTAACTTAGTTGCACATAAATTAGGACCTGCTTTTGCAGTTGGAAATACGGTTGTATTAAAACCTGCTAATCAAACTCCGTTAAGTGCACTTGTTATGGCAGAAATCTTTAAAGAAGCAGGATTACCAGATGGTGCTCTGCAAATCGTTACAGGCTCAGGTAGTGAGTTAAGCGATACACTTGTGACACATCCTTTAGTGAAAAAAGTAACGTTTACCGGAAGCGGAGCAGTTGGGTTGAAAATTAAAGAAAAAGTAGGTTTACGAAAAGTAACATTAGAGCTAGGTTCAAATGCTGCGGTTATTGTCGAACCGAGTACGCCAATCGAAAAAGTGATAGCTCGTTGTGTTGCAGGAGCATTTGGTTTTGCTGGTCAAGTTTGTATTTCCTTGCAAAGAGTATATGTACATGAATCTATTTATGATCAATTCGCAAAATTATTTGTAGAGGAAACAAAGAAATTAAATGTTGGAGACCCAATGGATCCCAAAGTTGATGTAAGTGCTATGATTCATCCCAAAGAAGTGGAGCGAATGAAACTGTGGATTGAAGAGGCGAAGGAACAAGGTGCTAAGGTTGCAATAGGAGCAGAATTCACTGAAAGATGGATGACTCCTACAGTAATGACGAATGTAAAATCTAATATGAAAATTGTTTGTTTAGAAACGTTTGCTCCGATTGTTTCTCTTGTACCATATAAAACATTAGACGAAGCCATTGAACTTGTAAATGCATCTGATCTAGGGTTAAATGCTGGAATCTATACAAATGTTCTGACGGATGCATTAAAAGCAGCAGATGAAATAGAGGCTGGGGCCGTTGTCATTAATGATATTCCTACATTCCGTGTTGATAATATGCCTTATGGCGGCGTTAAGAACAGTGGTTATGGTCGCGAAGGAATAAAATATGCAGTACAGGAAATGACAGATTTAAAATTGATAACAATAAAAACGACGTTATAG
- a CDS encoding PIN/TRAM domain-containing protein has product MLKKIIQIAFLFIGGALGFVFLPPLYELINLSSNPWLNNPYVSVAVGAIMLFILSFALSDYCVKFIQWMEDVLFKVPAADLLFGTLGLIVGLIVAYLIGFAIERINLPIINNFLPILLSIILGYLGFRVGFNKRDELTQMFSKTGPNTKKKSGDIGSVNDNKALLKLLDTSVIIDGRIADISSTGFIEGVLVVPQFVLTELQHIADSSDTLKRTRGRRGLDMLKKLQDERATKVIISEEDFDDVHEVDLKLVRLAKKMGAQIITNDFNLNKVCDLHLVPVLNINDLANAVKPVVIPGEDMQVIIIKDGKEHNQGVAYLDDGTMIVVEGGRSHIGQSITVTVTSVLQTSAGRMIFAKPKDEQVA; this is encoded by the coding sequence ATGTTGAAAAAGATTATTCAGATTGCATTCCTATTTATCGGAGGAGCGTTAGGTTTTGTCTTTTTACCGCCATTATACGAATTAATTAATTTATCCTCTAATCCTTGGCTTAACAATCCGTATGTTTCCGTAGCTGTAGGTGCAATAATGTTATTTATACTATCTTTTGCATTATCTGATTACTGCGTAAAGTTCATTCAATGGATGGAAGATGTTTTATTTAAAGTTCCAGCTGCAGACCTTCTATTTGGTACACTTGGTTTGATTGTTGGGCTTATAGTTGCCTATTTAATTGGATTCGCAATTGAGCGAATCAACCTACCAATTATTAACAACTTCTTACCGATTCTATTATCAATTATTCTTGGATATTTAGGATTCCGGGTAGGTTTTAACAAACGTGATGAGTTAACTCAAATGTTCTCGAAAACCGGCCCGAATACAAAGAAGAAAAGTGGAGATATAGGAAGTGTGAATGATAATAAAGCACTTCTTAAATTACTGGATACAAGTGTAATTATTGACGGTCGTATTGCAGATATATCTTCAACTGGTTTTATTGAAGGGGTATTAGTTGTTCCTCAGTTTGTTTTAACAGAACTTCAACATATTGCGGACTCATCGGATACGTTAAAACGAACCCGCGGAAGAAGAGGACTAGATATGTTAAAAAAATTGCAAGATGAACGAGCGACAAAAGTAATTATTTCAGAAGAAGATTTCGATGACGTACATGAGGTAGATTTAAAACTTGTGCGACTTGCGAAGAAGATGGGTGCCCAAATCATTACAAACGATTTTAATTTAAACAAGGTTTGTGATTTGCATCTTGTACCGGTTTTAAATATAAATGACCTTGCTAATGCTGTAAAACCAGTAGTGATCCCTGGTGAAGACATGCAAGTGATAATTATTAAAGACGGGAAAGAGCATAACCAAGGTGTTGCATACTTAGATGATGGTACGATGATCGTAGTTGAAGGTGGACGTAGTCATATTGGTCAATCGATAACGGTAACAGTTACAAGTGTATTACAAACTTCTGCCGGACGAATGATCTTTGCCAAACCGAAAGATGAGCAAGTAGCATAA
- a CDS encoding CtsR family transcriptional regulator — translation MRNISDIIEGYLKQVIELGGEGHIEIKRSELADKFQCVPSQINYVINTRFTAERGYLVESKRGGGGYIRILRIRTNSKSDLLDSIIKQIENGATQSMAEDIIYRLIDENVITKREAKLMLAAVDRTSLRIQLPLRDELRSFILRAMLTTLKYDNQ, via the coding sequence ATGAGAAATATATCTGACATCATTGAAGGTTATTTGAAACAGGTTATCGAATTAGGTGGCGAAGGACATATTGAAATTAAACGAAGTGAATTGGCAGATAAATTCCAATGCGTACCCTCACAAATCAATTATGTCATCAATACACGTTTCACTGCTGAAAGAGGATACTTAGTTGAAAGTAAACGCGGCGGTGGTGGTTATATTCGAATCTTACGGATTCGGACAAATTCTAAGTCGGATCTATTAGATTCAATCATCAAGCAAATCGAAAATGGCGCAACACAAAGCATGGCAGAAGATATTATTTATCGATTAATTGATGAAAACGTCATTACAAAACGTGAGGCTAAACTGATGCTTGCTGCAGTCGATCGAACATCACTAAGGATTCAACTGCCATTACGTGATGAATTAAGGTCCTTTATTTTGAGAGCTATGCTAACAACCTTAAAATATGATAATCAGTGA
- a CDS encoding acyltransferase, with protein MWKQRSKFVVPTMVIVAIISIIILNNYNDVTTYHKVLIIISGTLFSGILSAVLFPQNEHKIDEKPKNHHK; from the coding sequence ATGTGGAAGCAGAGATCGAAGTTTGTCGTTCCAACAATGGTGATAGTCGCTATAATATCAATTATTATTTTAAATAATTATAATGACGTGACAACATATCACAAAGTTTTAATTATCATTAGTGGTACATTATTTTCTGGTATTCTATCTGCAGTTCTATTCCCTCAGAATGAACATAAGATAGATGAAAAACCTAAAAATCATCATAAATAA
- a CDS encoding protein arginine kinase: MNLEHFLKSDAPSWMEVRGSDPDIVMSTRIRLARNLDGFRFPLSFNEQEAKQVDDVVTQALLKRKNGDLYFSHFTIKEMPALQRQVLVEKHLISPLLAKKEKYASVVISKDESISVMVNEEDHLRIQCLAPGLQLFETYDLANQLDRYLEKHLPYAFDENFGYLTSCPTNVGTGLRASVMMHLPALTMSKQMKVISQMLTRLGMVVRGIYGEGSENLGNMYQISNQVTLGKSEEEILEDLQNVVVQIIQNERNARQSLLKQAPIALEDRIYRSLGTLKYARILTSEEAATCLSNVRLGVDLRLIKDVPLSILNECMILIQQGFVQQYAGTTLQATERDLFRAKLLREKLNIENQNSKEKGEEKYDV; the protein is encoded by the coding sequence ATGAATCTTGAACATTTTCTAAAAAGTGATGCACCAAGTTGGATGGAAGTAAGAGGATCAGATCCTGATATTGTGATGAGTACTCGAATTCGATTAGCTCGCAATTTAGATGGTTTTCGATTTCCACTAAGTTTCAACGAACAAGAGGCAAAGCAAGTTGATGACGTGGTCACACAAGCATTATTAAAAAGAAAAAACGGAGATTTATATTTCTCTCATTTTACTATAAAAGAAATGCCTGCATTACAACGCCAAGTTTTAGTGGAAAAGCACTTGATTAGCCCACTACTAGCAAAAAAGGAAAAGTATGCATCCGTTGTTATATCCAAAGATGAGTCAATTAGTGTAATGGTAAATGAAGAAGATCATTTACGGATACAATGCTTAGCTCCGGGTCTCCAATTATTTGAAACTTACGACCTAGCAAACCAGCTAGATCGTTATCTTGAGAAACATTTGCCATATGCATTTGATGAAAATTTTGGTTATTTAACAAGCTGTCCTACGAATGTAGGGACAGGTTTAAGGGCATCTGTGATGATGCACTTACCGGCATTAACGATGTCTAAGCAAATGAAAGTGATTTCCCAAATGCTAACTAGATTAGGGATGGTTGTTAGAGGGATTTACGGTGAAGGTAGCGAAAACTTAGGAAACATGTATCAAATTTCAAACCAGGTAACACTAGGTAAATCTGAAGAAGAAATATTAGAAGATTTACAAAATGTGGTTGTTCAAATAATTCAAAATGAGCGAAATGCTAGACAATCCTTACTGAAACAAGCGCCGATAGCATTAGAGGATCGAATCTATCGCTCGCTAGGTACATTGAAATACGCAAGAATATTGACGAGTGAAGAAGCTGCAACATGTTTATCTAATGTTCGTTTGGGCGTAGACTTAAGGTTAATAAAAGATGTACCTCTAAGCATATTAAATGAATGTATGATCTTAATTCAGCAAGGTTTTGTGCAGCAATATGCAGGAACAACTCTGCAAGCAACAGAAAGAGATTTGTTCAGAGCAAAATTATTACGAGAAAAGTTAAACATAGAAAATCAAAATTCGAAGGAAAAAGGAGAGGAAAAATATGATGTTTAA